One window of Botrimarina mediterranea genomic DNA carries:
- a CDS encoding DUF5684 domain-containing protein encodes MDQDAIDTLAGLMVLSGIAAFLLVYVAGSWKAFDKAREPGWSCLIPIYNYYAMCKIGGKSGWWVFLLVIPIVGLFALAAISMGVSRNYGKSELFGLGLAFLPFIFWPILGFDKSVYQGPRRV; translated from the coding sequence ATGGACCAGGATGCCATTGATACGTTGGCTGGGCTGATGGTGCTTAGCGGTATCGCCGCATTTCTTCTTGTGTACGTTGCCGGGAGCTGGAAGGCGTTCGACAAAGCCCGGGAGCCCGGATGGAGTTGCTTGATTCCGATCTACAACTACTACGCGATGTGCAAGATCGGAGGCAAATCAGGTTGGTGGGTCTTCCTTCTGGTAATCCCAATTGTCGGCCTTTTTGCGCTGGCTGCAATTTCGATGGGGGTCAGCAGGAACTACGGAAAGAGCGAGCTCTTCGGCTTGGGTCTGGCGTTTCTTCCGTTCATCTTCTGGCCGATCCTTGGCTTCGATAAATCGGTTTACCAAGGTCCACGGCGCGTCTAG
- a CDS encoding glycine--tRNA ligase, translating into MEKLVSLCRRRGILFQSSEIYGGLNGFWDYGPLGVELKRNVKEAWWRDMVSAHDDLATLPGAPSPYEMTGLDCTIIMHPQVWKCSGHFDLFVDKMVDCRETKKRYRYDQVRGRWVEAKGEKIFVTTVAEDEGPEIERRALKHFKIRSKDADQLAWDGPLTTLDKIDLADFTKALAPEASELGTFTDPRDFNLMFPTTIGALAGEEGRAFLRPETAQGIFVNFKNVIDSSRVKVPVGIAQIGKSFRNEITPRNFTFRSREFEQMEIEFFCHPSQSADWYKYWRDRRMKWWQEIGLAGDRLILRDHHPDELSHYSTGTADIEYAFPFLPEGEYGELEGIAHRGDFDLRSHMEGKLDPNSCPLTLQLGEDGKPVHKGSGRDLTYRDDMTNERFTPHVIEPSAGADRGVLALLCEAYTEDTAPDDKGEDQTRVVMKFHPRIAPIKAAVFPLVKKDGMPEVAQDLYRAIKKKFPAFYDEKGAVGRRYRRQDEAGTPYCITVDGQTLQDNTVTMRDRDTLEQVRLKLDDVVAEIERRVTGE; encoded by the coding sequence ATGGAAAAGCTGGTCTCGCTCTGCCGCCGGCGCGGCATCCTCTTCCAGTCGAGCGAGATCTACGGCGGGCTCAACGGCTTCTGGGACTACGGCCCGCTGGGCGTCGAGCTGAAACGCAACGTCAAAGAGGCGTGGTGGCGCGACATGGTTAGCGCGCACGACGATCTGGCGACGCTCCCCGGCGCGCCGAGCCCGTACGAGATGACGGGCCTCGACTGCACGATCATCATGCATCCGCAAGTGTGGAAGTGCTCGGGCCACTTCGACTTGTTCGTCGACAAGATGGTCGACTGCCGCGAGACCAAGAAGCGTTACCGCTACGACCAGGTGCGCGGCCGTTGGGTCGAGGCGAAGGGCGAGAAGATTTTCGTCACCACTGTCGCCGAGGATGAAGGCCCCGAGATCGAACGGCGTGCGCTGAAGCACTTCAAAATCCGCTCGAAGGACGCCGACCAGCTCGCTTGGGACGGCCCGTTGACGACGCTCGACAAGATCGACCTCGCCGACTTCACCAAGGCGCTCGCGCCCGAGGCGAGCGAGCTCGGCACGTTCACCGATCCGCGGGACTTCAACCTGATGTTCCCGACGACGATCGGCGCGCTCGCCGGCGAAGAGGGCCGGGCATTTCTGCGTCCCGAAACGGCGCAGGGCATCTTCGTCAACTTCAAGAACGTCATCGACAGCTCTCGAGTAAAGGTGCCGGTGGGCATCGCGCAGATCGGAAAGTCTTTCCGCAACGAGATCACGCCGCGGAACTTCACGTTCCGTTCGCGCGAGTTCGAGCAGATGGAGATCGAGTTCTTCTGTCACCCCAGCCAGTCGGCCGACTGGTACAAGTACTGGCGTGACCGCCGGATGAAGTGGTGGCAAGAGATCGGCCTCGCCGGCGACCGGCTGATCCTCCGCGATCACCACCCGGACGAACTCTCGCACTACAGCACCGGCACGGCCGACATCGAGTACGCCTTCCCCTTCCTCCCCGAGGGCGAGTATGGCGAACTCGAGGGGATCGCGCACCGTGGCGACTTCGACCTCCGCAGCCACATGGAGGGCAAGCTCGACCCGAATAGTTGTCCGCTCACGCTGCAGCTCGGCGAGGACGGCAAACCGGTCCACAAGGGCTCGGGCCGCGACCTGACGTACCGCGACGACATGACCAACGAGCGGTTCACGCCGCATGTGATCGAGCCCTCCGCCGGCGCCGACCGTGGCGTGCTCGCGCTGCTGTGCGAGGCCTACACCGAGGACACCGCGCCTGACGACAAGGGCGAGGACCAGACGCGCGTGGTGATGAAGTTCCACCCGCGGATCGCCCCGATCAAGGCGGCCGTCTTCCCGCTGGTGAAGAAGGACGGCATGCCCGAGGTCGCCCAGGACCTCTACCGGGCGATCAAGAAGAAGTTCCCGGCGTTCTACGACGAGAAGGGCGCCGTGGGCCGCCGCTACCGCCGCCAAGACGAAGCGGGCACGCCCTACTGCATCACGGTCGATGGTCAAACGCTGCAAGACAACACGGTCACGATGCGCGACCGCGACACGCTCGAGCAGGTACGGCTGAAGCTCGACGACGTGGTCGCGGAGATCGAACGCCGCGTGACGGGGGAGTAG
- a CDS encoding 2-phosphosulfolactate phosphatase, with protein sequence MPNSLSVHYLPQFVAETDLAGATVVVIDLLRASTTICQALASGARDVTAFLEVGDVVRAVEGLDRAELVLAGERHCTRIEGFDLGNSPAEFTPDEVFDRRVFFTTTNGTRALQHARLAAKVVVGAAVNLSAVVDAIAADEAVHLLCAGTNGHVTREDQLAAGAIGSELLTRGPRELNDQARQVLGEWQELLTTARALGRKPSEQFTLELHDTAGAKNLLAIGMEADLARCAAIDALDVVPVYNPTDGRLTPL encoded by the coding sequence GTGCCCAACAGCCTCTCCGTCCATTACTTGCCGCAGTTTGTCGCCGAGACCGACCTCGCCGGCGCGACGGTGGTCGTCATCGACCTGTTGCGGGCGTCCACGACGATCTGCCAGGCTCTGGCTTCTGGGGCGCGGGACGTGACGGCATTTTTGGAGGTTGGCGACGTGGTCCGCGCGGTGGAGGGCCTGGACCGTGCCGAGCTGGTGCTGGCAGGCGAGCGGCATTGCACGCGGATTGAGGGGTTCGACTTGGGGAACTCGCCGGCGGAGTTCACGCCGGACGAGGTTTTTGACCGTCGCGTCTTCTTCACGACCACTAACGGCACTCGCGCTTTGCAGCACGCACGGCTGGCGGCGAAGGTCGTCGTCGGAGCGGCGGTGAACCTGTCGGCCGTGGTGGACGCCATCGCCGCGGACGAGGCGGTGCATCTGCTCTGCGCGGGGACCAACGGGCACGTCACGCGCGAAGACCAGCTCGCCGCCGGGGCGATCGGCAGCGAGCTGCTGACCCGCGGCCCCCGTGAACTGAATGATCAGGCCCGTCAGGTGCTCGGCGAATGGCAAGAGCTGCTCACCACCGCCCGGGCCCTCGGCCGCAAGCCCAGCGAGCAGTTCACGCTCGAACTTCACGACACGGCCGGCGCCAAGAACCTGCTGGCGATCGGCATGGAGGCCGACCTGGCAAGATGTGCAGCCATCGACGCCCTCGACGTGGTCCCGGTCTACAACCCGACCGACGGCCGGCTTACCCCCCTTTAG
- the ubiE gene encoding bifunctional demethylmenaquinone methyltransferase/2-methoxy-6-polyprenyl-1,4-benzoquinol methylase UbiE gives MSNVAAVDKSGDRVRRMFGEIAPRYDLLNHLLSGNVDRYWRWRTTRIVPPATTGPLADAPILDLCTGTGDLALAYDRAARGKLRITAADFCPEMLQLGKAKGAKRGLNDRIEWVEADANSLPFASDTYQLVTAAFGLRNVSDTDAGLREMTRVCRRGGKVAVLEFTTPRWQPFKAFYGWYFRNVLPRIGQAVMRNSTAAYEYLPESVKGFYEYEQLTERMTSAGLANVRYHPLTLGIATLYVGEKK, from the coding sequence ATGTCCAACGTTGCCGCTGTCGACAAGTCCGGCGACCGGGTGCGGCGGATGTTTGGCGAAATCGCCCCGCGGTACGACCTGCTGAACCACCTGCTCAGCGGCAACGTCGATCGCTACTGGCGCTGGCGGACGACGCGGATCGTTCCTCCGGCGACGACCGGACCGCTGGCGGACGCGCCGATCCTCGACTTGTGCACAGGGACGGGCGACCTCGCTTTGGCGTACGACCGCGCCGCCAGAGGCAAGCTCCGCATCACGGCCGCCGACTTCTGTCCCGAGATGCTCCAGCTCGGCAAGGCCAAAGGCGCCAAACGCGGGCTCAACGACCGTATCGAATGGGTCGAAGCCGACGCCAACTCGCTGCCGTTCGCTAGCGACACTTACCAACTCGTCACGGCCGCGTTCGGCCTGCGGAACGTCAGCGACACCGACGCCGGCCTGCGCGAGATGACCCGCGTCTGCCGCCGCGGCGGCAAGGTTGCGGTGCTCGAGTTCACCACCCCGCGCTGGCAACCTTTCAAAGCGTTCTACGGCTGGTACTTCCGCAACGTCCTGCCACGCATCGGCCAAGCCGTGATGCGCAACAGCACCGCCGCGTACGAGTATCTCCCCGAGAGCGTCAAAGGATTCTACGAGTACGAACAACTAACCGAGCGCATGACCTCTGCGGGCTTGGCGAATGTTCGCTACCACCCACTAACCCTCGGCATCGCAACCTTGTACGTCGGGGAAAAGAAGTGA
- a CDS encoding UbiX family flavin prenyltransferase: MSELPIIVGITGASGAAYAVRLVDVLLRAGRDVHLAISPSGAAVIEQELGVKLDLNDFDAASIAPHKFPLLLRSEPVAQALGAPHEPTSQRGTLSYYHHQNFMAPMASGSFLSAGMAIVPCSGTTLSAIACGSASNLIQRAAEVHLKERRPLVLVPRETPVSLTHIDNMRRAAEAGAVILPASPGWYHGVTQIADLVDFVVARICDQLGVRNALMKRWGEEPRRGDSA, from the coding sequence ATGAGTGAACTCCCAATCATCGTTGGAATCACCGGCGCGAGCGGCGCGGCTTATGCCGTGCGGCTGGTGGATGTGCTACTTCGCGCGGGGCGAGACGTGCATCTGGCGATCAGCCCCAGTGGCGCCGCCGTGATCGAGCAAGAGCTGGGCGTGAAGCTCGACCTCAACGACTTCGATGCAGCATCGATCGCCCCGCATAAATTCCCCCTGCTCCTTCGATCTGAGCCGGTGGCGCAAGCCCTCGGTGCGCCCCACGAACCAACGTCCCAACGCGGAACCCTTTCATACTACCACCACCAAAACTTCATGGCCCCGATGGCCAGCGGCTCGTTCCTCTCGGCCGGAATGGCGATCGTCCCGTGCAGCGGCACGACGCTCTCGGCCATCGCCTGCGGCTCGGCGAGCAACCTGATCCAGCGCGCCGCCGAGGTGCATCTCAAAGAACGCCGCCCGCTGGTGCTCGTCCCGCGCGAGACGCCAGTCTCGCTGACGCACATCGACAACATGCGCCGCGCCGCCGAAGCCGGCGCCGTGATCCTGCCGGCGTCCCCGGGCTGGTACCACGGCGTGACGCAGATCGCCGACTTGGTCGATTTCGTCGTCGCACGGATCTGCGACCAACTCGGCGTACGGAACGCATTGATGAAACGCTGGGGGGAAGAGCCCCGGAGGGGCGACAGCGCGTAG